A window of the Phoenix dactylifera cultivar Barhee BC4 unplaced genomic scaffold, palm_55x_up_171113_PBpolish2nd_filt_p 001888F, whole genome shotgun sequence genome harbors these coding sequences:
- the LOC120109181 gene encoding putative germin-like protein 2-1 — MASRILLLAFLALVSSHAIASDPSPLQDFCVADKTSHVFVNGLVCKNPNDVRADDFFFSGLDRPGDTANKLGSNVTLVNVEKIAGLNTLGISLARIDFAPYGLNPPHIHPRATEILTVLEGSLYVGFVTSNTDNRLFAKVINKGDVFVFPQGLIHFQFNYGTKNAVAIAALSSQNPGVITVANAVFGSKPPISRDVLAKAFQVDKKTIDWLQAQFWMDNNN, encoded by the exons ATGGCTTCACGCATCCTCCTCCTTGCTTTCCTTGCGCTGGTTTCTTCTCACGCAATTGCTTCTGATCCTAGTCCCCTCCAGGACTTCTGTGTTGCTGACAAAACGTCCCATG TATTTGTCAACGGTCTTGTGTGCAAGAACCCAAACGATGTCAGAGCTGAtgatttcttcttctccggccTCGACAGGCCTGGCGACACTGCAAACAAACTTGGATCGAATGTGACTTTAGTTAATGTGGAGAAAATTGCAGGGCTCAACACCCTTGGCATCTCATTGGCTCGCATAGACTTTGCTCCTTATGGCCTGAACCCACCTCACATCCACCCTCGGGCGACAGAGATTTTGACGGTGTTGGAAGGCTCACTCTATGTGGGTTTTGTGACTTCCAACACGGACAACCGTCTCTTTGCCAAAGTCATCAACAAGGGTGATGTGTTCGTGTTCCCCCAAGGTCTAATTCACTTCCAGTTCAACTACGGGACGAAGAATGCTGTTGCTATTGCCGCATTGAGCAGCCAAAACCCTGGTGTGATCACTGTAGCCAATGCGGTGTTTGGGTCGAAGCCACCCATCTCTCGTGACGTTCTTGCAAAGGCCTTTCAGGTGGACAAGAAGACTATTGACTGGCTGCAGGCTCAGTTCTGGATGGACAACAACAACTGA